One window of Nymphaea colorata isolate Beijing-Zhang1983 chromosome 1, ASM883128v2, whole genome shotgun sequence genomic DNA carries:
- the LOC116257421 gene encoding sm-like protein LSM7: MSGRKETVLDLAKFVDKGVQVKLTGGRQVVGTLKGYDQLLNLVLDGAVEFLRDPDDPLKTTDQTRPLGLIVCRGTAVMLVSPTDGTDEIANPFIQPDGA, from the exons ATG TCAGGCAGAAAAGAAACAGTTCTAGACTTGGCAAAGTTTGTTGACAAAGGTGTCCAGGTCAAGCTTACTGGCGGAAGACAAG TTGTGGGCACTTTGAAAGGGTATGATCAGCTGCTAAACCTTGTGCTGGATGGAGCAGTTGAGTTCTTGCGAG ATCCAGATGATCCTTTGAAGACGACCGATCAAACTAGGCCACTTGGGCTTATT GTTTGCCGGGGAACGGCTGTTATGCTCGTGTCTCCGACAGATGGAACAGATGAAATAGCCAATCCCTTTATCCAACCAGACGGAGCTTAA
- the LOC116257414 gene encoding protein kinase and PP2C-like domain-containing protein, translating to MDKPMLYALSKDHVASCPQERERVIRAGGEVKWQIDTWRIGPAALQVRRSIGDDDLKPAVTAGPEITETDLSSDDEFVVMASDGLWDVFGNDEMVPIIHETIKEPRMCAKRLATEAVERGSKDKVTVIVIFLRPVSTAERIF from the exons ATGGACAAGCCTATGCTCTATGCTCTATCTAAG GATCATGTAGCTAGCTGTCCCCAGGAAAGGGAACGGGTTATTCGGGCTGGAGGAGAAGTCAAATGGCAGATTGACACATGGAGGATTGGTCCAGCTGCACTGCAG GTGAGACGGTCAATTGGAGATGATGACTTGAAACCTGCTGTGACTGCAGGGCCTGAAATAACAGAAACAGATCTGTCATCTGATGATGAATTTGTG GTGATGGCTAGTGATGGTTTGTGGGATGTGTTTGGTAATGatgagatggttcccatcatcCACGAAACTATCAAAGAGCCTAGAATGTGTGCTAAACGACTTGCCACAGAAGCTGTTGAAAGAGGCAGCAAAGACAAGGTCACTGTTATTGTTATCTTCCTTCGTCCCGTATCTACTGCAGAAAGAATATTCTGA